The Lacerta agilis isolate rLacAgi1 chromosome 14, rLacAgi1.pri, whole genome shotgun sequence sequence GGGCTCCTCTTTCCTTTGTGAAGAATCCCAAACAGTTCAGAGAATGCCACGGAACAATTTACATGGGGTCCCTCCAGACTTGTTAGGTTTTtgcaaccttttatttatttcataaaatttatatgtgCTTGATTGtacaaaacctcaaagcagtttaccaaaaaaAGACTGACGCAAGAATAATGGATTAGTGGTGGGTTTATACTGGATCGACCACGTGTAATTCCACTTTGTTAGTTATTCTGCAATGTTTCCCCAATGTTACCGCAACATtgctatcgggggggggggggcactcttgCACTGTAGCACAACCAAAGtaggaaccacacacacacacacacacagaatatttTTGGTgttaaaagttacaggatttcagcaggaagctaatggacatgcactgattggaagcaAAGTAGTATGTAATTTCTGCAAGTGAAACAGTACTGAaaggaggataataataataataataataataataatttatttgtaccccgcccatctggctgggtttccccagccactctgggcagctcacaatagaatattaaaaacatggtaagatatcaaacattaaaaacttccctaaacagggtcaTACACAACCACCCTAAACCACCAGAAGCACAAATAATcgtgaatgcacaataaaaaggacatctgcaGAGCCTCACAGCAttaagaggaaggaggaggaggactggtaTACAAGTTGGAGAAAGGAGAATGCTGGTTCTGTTGGGATTTACCTTCTaatgcttccattttctgaagagtcttctccatctcctcctgtACATCCTGCTGCTTCTTCCCAGCATCTTCCACCTTGTGGCTCTCAAAATAATGGTCTCGGAAATGATATAGCTGGTCAACCAGTTCCTATCAGGAAATTTCCAAACGGGGAATGCTACCGGTGGGGCGCAACTAGCCACCAAGCgcgcgccccctccccaaccttcctcgacccgcccccgcccccacgggcagcgcgggagggaggcagtcccagaggcggagaggcgcgAAGGCGGCACGCCGGACCTCCCCGCCCCGCGCCCCGCGCCccgcgctctcccccggacgccaccctcccccccgcctgcccaccaccaccactactccccgggggcgccggagggatcgccgcgccacggcggccgatgtgcctaagacggccctgcggcGAGATGTTCTGCTCGCCCTACCTGCAAACCTTGCCGAGCTTGgcggttttcttcttcttcctcagccaTGATCGCTCGAGACTCTCCTCCGTTTCCTGTTATTCTCTTCACTTGCAACCACGGAGGCTCCTGCAGAGACATCTAAAGGTCTGGAGGCCAAACTGCAATCCAGGCACAAAGAGAGGAATCGATCATTCTTCCTGGAAGCAGTAGGAATCATCCTGGACGTGTTTAAATAAACGTTTTGCGTTACGCCTGTGTGACAGATATATCCCTTCTTTTCTTATGCTGTTTCATAGCGATGGTGTTTTGAAAGATAACAGCTGTTCCTTATATTcgttgaaataaaattaaaaaacagcTTGCGCAATGGAAAACATTCTGTAAGACACTTTTTGAAAGACGGAGCTGCAGCTATTCAAAAGGAAGCTTGTCATATTTTTTCTCTAAGATGAACTTGTGTATTTTCAGCTGTATCTTATGTGAATTGCTTACAGGTTTCTGTGATACAAATGCAATGAAATTACATATTTACATTtcatattaaaatattttcactAGCAAGACAGAATCCAATCCTTTgcagaggtaaaaaggtaaaggaacccctgaccatcaggtccagtcgtgtccgactgtggggttgcggtgctcatctcgctctataggccgagggagccaggtaGACATGCTTAaacccattaacttcaatggttttgtgcaaaaaaaaaaatatgaaacagaTTTTGTCTGAGTGCTCagtgaaattttatttttattttgtattcctCCTGTGCTTTCTTGCCCAAGAAATGGATGTTTGTAATTAATGCAGACTAGTTACCCTTTATACAACTTAATAACTCCAATTTATATTTGGTGAGGGTGACATCAGACGTGTGAATACAAAATCAAATGGTGATTAATGCAGGCAAAATGCATAGAATCAAAGGGGCTGGAAGGATCCAATTTTCTGATTTGCAGAGCAATACAAACTCATCTGAAGTCTAGTATGCCTAAAATTTTAAAAcgggcttcttcaacctcggccctccagatgtttttggcctacaactcccatgatgcctagctagcaggaccagtggtcagggatgattggaaactgtagtctcaaaacatctggagggccgaggttgaggaagtctgtttTAAAATGACTAACTTTAAAAAGTGATTAGAActtaggttgtatccaatgctagtcctactcggaGTACATCCATTTGAATTAATGAACCTGTTAGTCGTGTCTATTCTACTCTAtgcaggactagcattggctacgaCCCTAAGTTCTAACAGCAAAAACTGCTCATAATGGTGTGTACCAACAAAAAGTGTGTGCACACTAATCAGAGGCAAACACACCAGACTTATTTgatttttcctccccaccccacaccccacaaaaaaactcaACCCCACCTGTTTCAATAAGCAGTGAACAAATCAAACACAGGCTTGCAAACATGTTTATGCACGtaattggaggggggaaagtaCCATTACATTTACAACACAAATGTGGCAGTTCAAAGCAATCATCAGGAGGAAAGATCACATAACACATTAGTTGCAACAATATAGTAATTAAacaattaggctgcaatcctatacatctgTACGCAGACACCAAAGAGTTCAATAGACCTTATTACCAGGAAAGTATatgtaagattgcagccttagtgccAGAAAAAATGACATGGTGAAGCAAGCTTTCACATTTCACTTTAAGGAATCATAATTTGTGTGAGAGCCAGAGTCATAATCGTATGTTGCAGGACGGAAATTAATGTTGCTGAGTAATGGAACAATGACAGCATATATGCAACAATATCTAGAGGTGCCGGTGGCTATAGTAACCATTAGCAACAACTGGAACACTCTGCTGAGAGAAAGAAGCTTAGAAAGGAATTGGTTTTAACTGGAGCATTTACTCCTTTAGTCCTCACTGCAGGCTCTCTTCCTTTAAGATTTGCTACTTCTAAGATTTCAGGAAATTTAACATGCATTAAACTTCACTGAGATCTGGCCTTTGGGTTCTTTTAAAAGCCTCAAGTCTGCAACAAGCATTTCAGTCCAACAAGCATTTCATGCCTAACCTGGATATTCAAAAAGGCCTAAACCGTCAACATAAATTACAATTTATATTCTCTTAATTTTGTATGCCTTGTTGCCTCCTGCTTGCTGTTCCAAACCATTGCCAGGAGAGGTAAAGAAGCTGTTGCTAGACTCGCCCAGTGGTGGAGAGGCAGCAAAGAAGGGTTTGAAATGGAAGTCCCCATCACCACGCCAGCCCTGGATAGGTGTTGCATTCTCAGAGAACCTGGCAGTATTACCTAGAACATGTGAGCAAGAGATATTGTATTAGTTAAGGTTATTTAAAGTAAGCCAATATTAGCCACACTAGTATGTTAACACAGAGAATGCTCAAGCTATGCCTacggttttactcagagtagactcattgattgattgattgattgattgattgataaacctctctgggaattgtagctctgtgagggaaatataGGAATCTCCTTTCAactccttaacaaactaccattcccagaatttGGGGTAGGAGGctatgacagtttaaagtggcaagatcctgctttaaatgtatggtgtagatagGGAAATGATTAGGGCATATTCAGTGAGGTGTGGCACTCAAGAGAATTAACAACAAAAATTGGACAATGGTCCATTTGCTTTACTAGGAGAGACAGAAGAAATGAGTTGGTATCATCACCATtgtcatcataatttattatttatatgctgcccatctgactggggtgccccagccactctaggtggctcccaacaacaTGTGATGTGTTTGGGGGCAAAGCTATACTTTTCTAATATACAGTACATAGGATTTCCCCATCATGCCTATGTTTCTCTCACATTgctctttgtggggggggggggagttaatcgCACTGAGTATGCTAGTACAAGTTTAACTACCAAACTGAAAGGCCACTGTCCTTACCCAAAGAGAAACCAAATACAGGAGGCTGGGGCATCATAGGAGGCTCTTGGCCTGCCTCCTGGTTGGCCACAGCAATGTTGCGCAAGCGTAGGCTGTCATAGAGGCCCTGCAGTTTCTGGTACTGCCGATTGCGCTCCATGAGTTTCTCTGAGAGCTCAGTGAATTTCTTTTTGTATTCCTCCAGTACTTTCTTTAGGGAGGAGACCTCACTCTTCATGGAAGTCAGCTCCACATCTTTGCTCTGGAGTTGCTGGGTGTAGACTTTCTCCATCTGCTTCAGATGGCCCTCTGCCTTGCTGTAGGTATATTCTTGGTATAGGCGCTCCTGATGAACCTGCAAGGATAGAAGGTAGAGTAAGCAGGAGGCATAAGAGCCACTATGATGTCAGGGTCAAGCAACATGTGCTCAATGTATTCCCAACCCGTAATTCTTTTATTCTTCCtccttatttttcttcctttctctttcagcTGAAATCTAGCAGAAGTTGAGCCGATTGGAGGCTGGAGTagtagtacagtcaaaccttggttgtcaaacataatccgttttggaagactgttcgacttctgaaacgttcgacaaccaaaaACTGAagtggaagcctcaatacaatagggaaactcaaaatggaagccacgtagcacgtttggcttccaaaaatcgtttgaaaactggagcagTTACATCCAGGTTtatggcattcaggagccgaaacaaTCCAAAACAGAGGAATTTggaaaccgaggtttgactgtagcagtagtaaattaaatttctatacctcccttcatctaCAGTAAGGATCACagtgtggtttacaatataaaaacacaaacatgcataacatagtaacaaaacaaaacaaaacaaataacccccaacacacacagtttaaaaggccataaattgtttaattcGCCAAAGGTAGTTTCTTAACTATTTTATGTCTGGTTTTTCTGTTACAAATCCACCCCAATCTGCATCTGCTCTTGACAGTGAAAAGATAAGAGTACAGCTAAATTTTCAAAACCTTAAAATGCCATTGGTGGAAACCCGTTCAAGGAGTGTTTACCTGGTATGTCCAGAAAGCCAGAGCCCTGGAACTGATGTCCAGAATAATCTCTGGTCGCAGTCCAGATAGGACCATGGCCTTATATTCCTCAGAAGGACTGAGTTCTGTTCGAACAATATCCAGTTTACCAGAGAGAGCACTGGTGCAAGCAGGGCAGACTGCTGGTGAGCGGCTAAATTCTCCACTGCCATGTTGGTCACAGAAGATATGTGAGCAGGCTGTGACCCATGCATAGCCTGAAAGTTTGACTCGGCATTTGCGGTAATTGCAAAGAAGCATATCCTCACAGACAGACATGTTGATGGAGCCAATGCACATGTATTAAAAGTACTTTCTATGAGATGGAAACGTTGCAT is a genomic window containing:
- the CCNB1IP1 gene encoding E3 ubiquitin-protein ligase CCNB1IP1, with amino-acid sequence MCIGSINMSVCEDMLLCNYRKCRVKLSGYAWVTACSHIFCDQHGSGEFSRSPAVCPACTSALSGKLDIVRTELSPSEEYKAMVLSGLRPEIILDISSRALAFWTYQVHQERLYQEYTYSKAEGHLKQMEKVYTQQLQSKDVELTSMKSEVSSLKKVLEEYKKKFTELSEKLMERNRQYQKLQGLYDSLRLRNIAVANQEAGQEPPMMPQPPVFGFSLGNTARFSENATPIQGWRGDGDFHFKPFFAASPPLGESSNSFFTSPGNGLEQQAGGNKAYKIKRI